From the genome of Pelobacter propionicus DSM 2379, one region includes:
- a CDS encoding adenylosuccinate synthase: MANVAIVGAQWGDEGKGKVVDIYTEYADDIVRFQGGNNAGHTLVVGNEKVVLHLIPSGILHEGKRCIIGNGVVLDPEVFIKEIVKLKESGRLTDDSCLLLSESLHIIMPYHKRIDIAREARSGDRKIGTTGRGIGPCYEDKIGRRGIRLMDLLNRDVFARRLKEFLVEKNFLLEKMLGEAPCDYDQILEEYSGYAEVLRAYMADTALIINNDLQAGKKILFEGAQGTLLDVDFGTYPFVTSSSTCAGGVCTGSGVGPRHIHEIIGISKAYVTRVGSGPFPTELFDADGDRLRDAGGEFGSTTGRPRRCGWFDAMVIRYAVRTNGLTGIALTKLDVLSGFDSIKICTGYTLDGKALETLPSAPEAFENCQPVYEELPGWNADISGAKSFEELPDSARAYVKRLEELAGCPIVLVSVGARRDQTIILRNPFL; this comes from the coding sequence ATGGCAAACGTTGCGATTGTGGGCGCCCAGTGGGGCGATGAGGGAAAAGGGAAGGTCGTCGACATCTACACCGAATATGCCGATGATATCGTTCGTTTTCAGGGCGGCAACAATGCCGGTCACACGCTGGTGGTCGGCAATGAAAAGGTCGTTCTGCATCTGATCCCCTCGGGCATTCTTCACGAAGGCAAGCGCTGCATCATCGGCAACGGAGTCGTGCTGGACCCGGAAGTATTCATCAAGGAGATCGTCAAGCTCAAGGAATCGGGCCGCCTCACCGACGACTCCTGCCTGCTCCTGTCGGAATCGTTGCACATCATCATGCCCTATCACAAGCGCATCGATATCGCCCGCGAAGCCAGAAGCGGTGACCGCAAGATCGGCACCACCGGACGCGGCATCGGCCCCTGCTACGAGGACAAGATCGGCCGCCGCGGCATCCGCCTGATGGACCTGCTCAACAGAGATGTCTTTGCCCGCCGCTTGAAGGAATTCCTGGTGGAGAAGAACTTCCTGCTGGAAAAGATGCTGGGAGAGGCGCCCTGCGACTACGACCAGATCCTGGAAGAGTACAGCGGCTACGCCGAGGTGCTGCGCGCCTACATGGCCGACACCGCGCTGATCATCAACAACGACCTCCAGGCCGGCAAGAAGATCCTCTTCGAGGGGGCCCAGGGAACGCTTTTGGATGTGGACTTCGGCACCTATCCCTTCGTGACTTCATCTTCCACCTGCGCTGGCGGCGTCTGCACCGGCTCCGGCGTCGGGCCGCGCCACATTCACGAGATCATCGGCATCTCCAAGGCCTATGTCACCAGGGTTGGCAGCGGCCCCTTCCCCACTGAGCTGTTCGACGCGGACGGCGACCGGCTGCGTGACGCGGGGGGGGAATTCGGCTCCACCACCGGCCGTCCCCGGCGCTGCGGCTGGTTCGACGCCATGGTGATCCGTTACGCGGTGCGCACCAACGGCCTTACCGGCATCGCCCTGACCAAGCTGGACGTGCTCTCCGGCTTCGACAGCATCAAGATCTGCACCGGCTATACCCTGGACGGAAAGGCGCTGGAGACCCTCCCTTCCGCACCGGAGGCCTTCGAGAACTGTCAGCCGGTGTATGAGGAGCTGCCGGGGTGGAACGCGGATATCTCCGGAGCAAAGAGCTTCGAGGAACTGCCGGACAGCGCCCGCGCTTATGTCAAGCGCCTGGAGGAACTGGCTGGCTGCCCCATCGTGCTGGTCTCCGTGGGCGCCCGCCGCGACCAGACCATCATCCTGCGCAACCCCTTCCTGTAG
- a CDS encoding ATP phosphoribosyltransferase regulatory subunit — MNNRLPDISLPFGVSDFLPDAAAKIGYIEDRIRRVFELWGFRRVITPKLEYEDVMALGLGDGLKNKTYRFDDRQTGRLLAFPPDITPQIARIVATRLAASPLPHRISYSGRVLRQTESQTGRSREIFQSGVELIGLDSPEADAEMVAMAVEALQGLGFSDFKIDLGQVEFFRGIVESSGLSGQPLRDLLEAVARKDASAVARICAESPLSEESRREIASLPRLFGGREVVEAADRVACNSRSRAALDNLRQVLDILDIHGVSDYLTIDLGETRGLDYHTGITFEGFVTGLGVPVCGGGRYDSLAGRYGFETPATGFTFDVLSLLQALERRPELEASTARDFLLFNRGSDRRQALETARLLRSRGYSTARDIIRRDVQPSLEYARRMNIRCMLVMGDESDKGVVRAIRTRDGKTVRLASDMLCRDGLMEYIEENQGE; from the coding sequence ATGAACAACAGACTTCCCGACATATCGCTTCCCTTCGGGGTGAGCGACTTTCTCCCCGATGCCGCCGCCAAAATCGGCTACATCGAGGACAGAATCCGCCGCGTGTTCGAACTGTGGGGCTTCCGCAGAGTCATCACGCCCAAACTGGAATACGAGGACGTAATGGCTCTCGGCCTGGGTGACGGCCTCAAAAACAAGACCTACCGCTTTGACGACCGCCAGACCGGCAGACTGTTGGCCTTTCCTCCGGACATCACCCCGCAGATCGCCCGTATCGTGGCCACGCGCCTCGCCGCCAGCCCCCTTCCACACCGCATCAGCTACAGCGGCCGGGTGTTGCGCCAGACCGAGAGCCAGACAGGACGCAGCCGCGAGATTTTCCAGTCCGGCGTGGAACTGATCGGCCTGGACTCCCCCGAGGCGGACGCCGAAATGGTGGCCATGGCGGTGGAAGCGCTGCAGGGGCTGGGCTTCAGCGACTTCAAGATCGACCTGGGTCAGGTTGAATTCTTCCGCGGCATCGTGGAATCTTCAGGACTCAGCGGGCAACCGCTGCGGGATCTGCTGGAGGCGGTGGCGCGCAAGGACGCCTCGGCAGTGGCGCGCATCTGCGCCGAAAGCCCGCTCTCCGAGGAATCACGCCGCGAGATCGCTTCCCTGCCGCGCCTGTTCGGCGGACGGGAGGTCGTTGAGGCCGCCGACCGGGTAGCATGCAACAGCCGCTCCCGCGCCGCGCTGGACAACCTGCGCCAGGTGCTGGACATCCTGGACATCCACGGCGTGAGCGACTATCTGACCATCGATCTGGGCGAAACCCGCGGTCTGGACTACCACACCGGCATCACCTTCGAGGGCTTCGTTACCGGCCTGGGCGTGCCGGTCTGCGGCGGCGGGCGCTACGACAGCCTGGCGGGTCGCTACGGATTCGAAACACCGGCCACCGGCTTCACCTTCGATGTGCTCAGCCTGCTCCAGGCCCTGGAGCGGCGTCCGGAACTGGAGGCCAGCACGGCCCGCGATTTCCTGCTGTTCAACCGTGGCAGCGACCGGCGCCAGGCTCTGGAAACCGCTCGCCTGCTGCGCTCACGGGGATACTCCACCGCCCGCGACATCATTCGGCGCGACGTCCAACCTTCGCTGGAGTATGCGCGCAGGATGAACATCCGCTGCATGCTGGTCATGGGAGACGAATCGGACAAGGGTGTCGTGCGCGCGATTCGCACCCGTGACGGCAAGACGGTGCGCCTGGCCAGTGACATGCTGTGCCGTGACGGACTGATGGAATATATTGAAGAAAACCAGGGAGAATAG